The proteins below come from a single Malus sylvestris chromosome 3, drMalSylv7.2, whole genome shotgun sequence genomic window:
- the LOC126614320 gene encoding uncharacterized protein LOC126614320 → MNDRRLRTGSDSEKKANSSLKVGSGSEYESRKKKNLKGGIKNPKGGFQIHYITEEEKQAAIAEYYAWEAQEQERFPHLKEGRQLVLVVPDEENIDMPVLDSVTDQLNTTPTCEEKSRCTGNHKQTDDEEKGPLCRICRDGHHGLEYCPWRGRVPMDATEVGKGFEITCHFCGSLDNKCKHNWSHAVEVFCRICNVEGDHSELECPKLPEIAKEEARVEAKKAKKKAAKARARARAKALKDGQLGSSTITC, encoded by the exons ATGAACGACCGCCGTCTCAGAACCGGATCAGACTCCGAGAAGAAGGCCAATTCTTCCCTAAAAGTGGGAAGCGGCTCAGAGTACGAGTCTCgcaagaaaaaaaatctaaaagggGGGATAAAAAATCCAAAAGGGGGGTTCCAAATCCATTATATTACGG AGGAGGAGAAACAAGCCGCGATTGCAGAGTACTACGCAT GGGAAGCGCAAGAGCAAGAGCGATTCCCTCACTTAAAAGAAGGAAGGCAACTTGTGTTGGTGGTGCCtg ATGAGGAGAATATAGACATGCCTGTTTTAGACTCTGTGACTGATCAGCTCAATACTACCCCGACTTGTGAGGAGAAAAGTCGTTGCACGGGCAATCACAAACAAACAGATGATGAGGAGAAGGGGCCTCTATGTCGAATTTGCCGTGATGGTCACCATGGGCTTGAGTACTGCCCGTGGCGTGGACGTGTCCCGATGGATGCAACTGAAGTTGGCAAGGGCTTTGAAATAACTTGTCATTTTTGTGGTAGTTTGGATAACAAGTGCAAGCATAATTGGAGCCATGCTGTCGAGGTTTTCTGTCGTATTTGTAATGTGGAAGGAGACCACTCGGAGCTTGAGTGCCCAAAGCTACCAGAGATAGCCAAAGAGGAGGCAAGAGTGGAAGCCAAAAAAGCGAAGAAGAAAGCAGCCAAAGCCAGGGCAAGGGCCAGAGCCAAAGCTCTTAAAGACGGACAGTTGGGTTCCTCCACCATCACTTGTTGA